One window of Atribacter laminatus genomic DNA carries:
- a CDS encoding VOC family protein, with protein MKDGDVIQVAHVVKDLDAAMKYFWEAFHIGPWDIYTFGPPDVRDSMVRGKPSNHKYLLAVTWAGSIQIELMQPLTGRSVYDEFLEKKGEGLHHIKLFYEDCHKALVEFKKKGIEVIQSGKFDEDEFYYLDTEASLGTIYEIGNNGKIREPERRYPET; from the coding sequence ATGAAAGATGGCGATGTCATCCAAGTTGCTCATGTAGTAAAAGATCTTGATGCTGCGATGAAATATTTTTGGGAAGCTTTTCATATTGGTCCTTGGGATATTTACACCTTTGGACCTCCAGATGTCCGAGATTCTATGGTAAGGGGGAAACCTTCTAACCACAAATATCTCCTTGCCGTTACTTGGGCTGGAAGCATTCAAATTGAACTCATGCAGCCATTAACCGGTCGCAGTGTCTACGATGAGTTTTTGGAGAAAAAAGGCGAAGGTCTACACCATATAAAATTATTTTATGAGGATTGTCATAAAGCCCTTGTAGAGTTTAAGAAAAAGGGTATTGAAGTCATTCAAAGTGGAAAATTCGATGAGGACGAATTTTATTATCTTGATACCGAAGCATCCTTAGGAACAATTTACGAAATTGGTAACAATGGAAAAATTCGCGAGCCGGAAAGAAGGTATCCTGAAACTTAA
- a CDS encoding PhzF family phenazine biosynthesis protein: MNIPVFQIDAFTDKPFIGNPAAVCLLMEEKSDEWMLNVAREMNCSETAFLLNKEMGISLRWFSPKTEVGLCGHATLASAHVLWEKGIVPRNEEILFFTKGGLLTAQYKEGWIELNFPAIEEKKVLPSEILLDALKVPVLYVGKSKYDYLVEIETEEILKDMNPDFETLKIAVPRGVIVTCQSDRPKYDFISRFFVPSLGINEDPVTGSAHCVLGPYWQKKLNKSELIAYQASERGGVIKVKIDDDRVYISGKAVTITDGVLLV; the protein is encoded by the coding sequence ATTAACATACCAGTATTTCAAATCGATGCCTTTACCGATAAACCTTTTATTGGGAATCCAGCTGCAGTGTGTTTGTTGATGGAAGAAAAAAGTGATGAATGGATGCTGAATGTGGCTCGAGAAATGAATTGTTCTGAAACAGCATTTTTGCTCAATAAAGAAATGGGAATATCGTTGAGATGGTTTAGTCCCAAAACTGAAGTCGGTTTGTGTGGCCATGCAACCTTAGCCAGTGCCCATGTTCTCTGGGAAAAAGGGATTGTCCCCAGAAATGAGGAAATTTTATTTTTCACCAAGGGAGGTTTATTAACGGCTCAATATAAAGAGGGTTGGATAGAGCTTAATTTTCCAGCCATTGAAGAAAAAAAAGTGCTTCCTTCAGAAATATTGCTTGATGCCCTAAAAGTACCGGTCCTTTATGTTGGAAAAAGTAAATACGATTACTTGGTGGAAATTGAGACCGAAGAGATATTAAAAGACATGAACCCAGATTTTGAAACGTTAAAAATAGCAGTACCTCGAGGAGTTATCGTTACTTGTCAATCGGATCGACCAAAATATGATTTTATTTCTCGGTTTTTTGTTCCTTCTTTGGGAATCAATGAAGACCCGGTAACCGGATCGGCTCATTGTGTATTAGGCCCTTACTGGCAGAAAAAGCTCAATAAGTCCGAACTAATCGCCTACCAAGCTTCAGAGAGAGGTGGGGTTATCAAAGTCAAAATTGATGATGATCGGGTTTATATCAGTGGTAAAGCGGTTACCATTACTGATGGAGTTCTCTTGGTGTAG
- a CDS encoding S10 family peptidase translates to MIFGACFINKKIWLIFLICGFLIVYFGLRAINPSCMALANPENDTKVTYHTLLINNNEEITYSATVGFIPIIDQKNQTEQARIFYIAYNRQGIENLEKRAVTFAFNGGPGAASMMLHLGALGPRVVEKSADGTRLIAPPFRLVDNPNTLIDITDLVFIDPVGTGYSRVTDGTDPTQFWGVNEDIHCVAQFIQLYLNKNGRSTSPVFIAGESYGGVRGAGLAKVLQDIGVYPSGLIFISPVFDLGTIQWSSLDDRALALTIPTYAAAAWYHKKIDPDYQGDLDLVLREVRAWVEDHYLKALWKGSAMNEEERDKIVEKLSQYTGIAEDFIREKNLRVYEDDFASELLNNAGLALGIYDIRVTFPGDYTDEDDPSYFLIGGPFKSCMANYLKDDLQFESNLSYLSGSAEVYEKWNWESGRPASKYEGTVSLGYPDISDQLSKSMHRSDFLKVFIASGIYDLECPYDSVLYSVNHLDLPAERRDNITHRVYMGGHMLYTNPEAHAQLKKDLHEFYKDILGE, encoded by the coding sequence ATGATTTTTGGTGCTTGTTTCATAAACAAAAAAATTTGGTTGATCTTTCTTATTTGTGGATTTCTCATTGTATATTTCGGATTGAGGGCTATAAATCCAAGCTGTATGGCATTAGCAAACCCGGAGAACGATACAAAAGTCACCTATCATACTTTGTTGATCAATAATAATGAAGAAATCACCTATTCGGCAACGGTTGGTTTCATCCCGATTATTGACCAAAAAAACCAAACCGAGCAAGCTCGAATTTTTTATATTGCCTATAACCGACAAGGAATTGAAAATTTGGAAAAACGTGCAGTTACTTTTGCCTTTAACGGAGGACCGGGAGCGGCATCAATGATGCTTCATCTAGGAGCTTTAGGTCCACGAGTAGTGGAAAAAAGTGCTGATGGAACCAGGTTGATAGCTCCACCTTTTCGATTGGTTGATAATCCTAATACTCTAATAGATATTACTGATCTGGTTTTTATCGATCCAGTAGGGACTGGCTATAGTCGGGTAACTGATGGAACTGATCCAACCCAGTTTTGGGGAGTTAATGAAGATATACATTGTGTTGCTCAATTCATCCAATTGTACTTGAATAAAAACGGGAGGAGCACATCACCGGTTTTTATAGCTGGGGAAAGCTATGGTGGAGTTCGAGGAGCAGGACTAGCTAAAGTTCTTCAAGATATTGGAGTATACCCATCAGGTTTGATATTCATATCACCGGTTTTTGATTTAGGAACGATTCAGTGGAGTTCATTAGACGATCGTGCTTTAGCGCTCACCATTCCTACTTATGCAGCCGCTGCCTGGTATCATAAAAAAATTGATCCAGATTACCAGGGAGATTTGGATTTGGTGTTGCGAGAAGTCAGAGCTTGGGTTGAAGACCATTATTTAAAGGCACTCTGGAAGGGAAGTGCTATGAATGAAGAAGAGAGAGATAAAATTGTTGAAAAATTAAGTCAATATACTGGTATTGCCGAGGATTTCATTCGGGAAAAAAATTTAAGAGTCTATGAAGATGATTTTGCTTCCGAGTTGCTCAACAATGCTGGTTTAGCACTGGGTATTTATGATATCAGGGTAACCTTTCCTGGAGACTATACCGATGAAGATGATCCTAGTTACTTTTTGATAGGCGGTCCTTTTAAGTCTTGCATGGCCAATTATCTTAAAGATGATCTTCAATTCGAAAGCAACCTTTCCTATCTTTCTGGTTCAGCAGAAGTGTATGAAAAATGGAATTGGGAATCGGGGCGTCCAGCATCAAAGTATGAGGGAACAGTTAGCCTCGGGTATCCAGATATAAGTGATCAATTATCCAAATCAATGCACCGTAGTGATTTTTTGAAGGTTTTTATTGCCAGTGGGATATATGATTTGGAATGTCCATATGATTCTGTTCTTTACAGCGTAAATCACCTTGACCTTCCAGCCGAACGACGGGACAATATTACCCATCGAGTCTATATGGGGGGCCATATGCTCTATACCAATCCAGAAGCCCATGCCCAATTAAAAAAGGATTTACATGAATTCTATAAGGATATCCTTGGAGAGTGA
- a CDS encoding DUF4064 domain-containing protein, producing the protein MRNTATILGIVGGILGMIFSAVVIIAGIAMQFVGTIMPNEVEVPMNIHRLLPLFGDMVVARGIGALVFAIIGLIAGINVKKRHQLAGVFLLISAIAGYVFLLVGFIVPGVLFIIGGILALVSRDSVPEYEEILRDQ; encoded by the coding sequence ATGAGGAATACTGCCACAATTTTAGGAATAGTTGGTGGCATTTTAGGAATGATATTTTCTGCGGTGGTTATAATAGCCGGAATTGCCATGCAATTTGTAGGAACTATAATGCCTAACGAAGTTGAGGTTCCTATGAATATTCATCGTCTCTTACCCTTATTTGGGGATATGGTCGTTGCAAGAGGAATCGGTGCTCTGGTCTTTGCCATTATTGGCTTAATTGCTGGAATAAACGTGAAGAAACGGCATCAATTAGCAGGAGTTTTTCTTCTTATTTCCGCCATTGCTGGATATGTTTTTCTCTTAGTCGGTTTTATCGTTCCAGGAGTTTTATTTATTATAGGAGGTATTCTGGCTCTGGTTAGCAGAGATAGCGTTCCTGAGTATGAAGAAATACTTAGAGATCAATGA
- a CDS encoding FGGY-family carbohydrate kinase, with translation MSVIGLDIGTSSAKGILLSNRGQVIGKSYRGYAVSSKSKSHFELTPNQVWEAIVSILNELASLDNKRNIKAISISAMGDTVTPFDHQLVPLHNSLLAFDTRSARETTFLSEKLGEKWVFKTTGMPIHSTYSACKILWLKNHYPRIFDKTVKFLCYEDFIASRLGADYTISYSSAARTLFFDLHQKSWNEKILNLCSVREDQLSRPCPSGISIGHLSKKVAKETALSEKTQIICGGHDQPCGAIGMGVVSEGSALDTTGTIEVILVPFSQPHLNETMFNAKICCYNHCYPNTYCSFSQVLTAGAAYQWFKDNFFQTNNDQTKDSQENVYQVIEANMPSHPKNLYFIPYLSGSGNPTMNPNAKGVFYGLTLATNKNDIARSVLEGITYEMRINLELMESISGTTIHKMKSVGGASRSNFWLQLKADITGKTILSSKNVEAGCLGAAILSGIGVGIFTNFEEGIDAVNRNLEYQEFSPNREMNKVYNEKYHEYKTLNKTISQLFSFI, from the coding sequence ATGAGTGTTATCGGATTAGACATTGGCACTTCTTCGGCAAAAGGTATTCTGCTATCAAATCGAGGCCAGGTTATTGGTAAGTCCTATCGAGGATATGCGGTTTCCTCAAAAAGTAAAAGCCACTTTGAACTTACTCCTAACCAGGTTTGGGAAGCTATAGTCTCAATCTTAAATGAACTCGCCTCTCTGGATAACAAACGGAATATAAAAGCAATCAGCATTTCCGCCATGGGAGATACAGTTACTCCCTTTGATCACCAATTGGTTCCCTTACATAACAGCCTTCTGGCTTTCGATACCAGGTCTGCGCGTGAAACAACCTTTTTGAGTGAAAAACTCGGAGAAAAATGGGTCTTTAAAACAACCGGTATGCCGATTCATTCAACCTACTCAGCCTGTAAGATATTATGGTTAAAGAATCATTATCCTCGAATATTTGATAAAACAGTAAAGTTTTTATGTTATGAAGATTTTATTGCGTCTCGTTTGGGGGCAGATTATACAATTAGCTATTCAAGCGCGGCAAGAACTCTGTTTTTCGATTTACATCAAAAATCCTGGAATGAGAAAATCTTAAACCTTTGCTCTGTACGGGAAGATCAGCTTTCTCGACCCTGTCCTTCGGGCATCTCCATTGGCCATCTCAGTAAAAAAGTTGCCAAAGAAACTGCTCTTTCAGAAAAAACCCAAATTATCTGCGGAGGGCATGATCAACCTTGTGGAGCAATTGGTATGGGTGTCGTTTCTGAAGGTTCGGCCTTGGACACAACTGGTACCATTGAAGTCATTCTTGTCCCATTTTCACAACCTCACCTCAATGAGACCATGTTCAATGCAAAAATTTGCTGTTATAACCATTGCTATCCCAATACCTACTGCTCTTTTTCTCAAGTTTTAACTGCTGGTGCTGCCTATCAATGGTTTAAAGACAATTTTTTCCAAACAAATAATGATCAAACAAAAGACTCTCAAGAGAATGTTTATCAAGTGATTGAAGCGAACATGCCAAGCCATCCTAAAAATCTTTATTTCATTCCCTATTTATCAGGGAGTGGAAATCCAACTATGAACCCAAACGCGAAAGGTGTTTTTTATGGTTTGACTTTAGCAACGAACAAAAATGACATAGCACGGTCTGTTCTCGAAGGGATAACTTACGAAATGAGGATCAATCTCGAACTGATGGAATCTATATCAGGAACTACAATTCATAAAATGAAATCGGTGGGCGGAGCGTCACGATCAAACTTTTGGCTTCAATTAAAAGCGGATATTACCGGTAAAACAATATTATCTTCAAAAAATGTGGAAGCCGGCTGTTTAGGAGCAGCTATTCTTTCCGGTATCGGAGTCGGTATATTTACAAATTTCGAAGAAGGTATTGATGCTGTCAATCGAAATTTAGAATATCAGGAATTTTCTCCAAATAGAGAAATGAATAAAGTGTATAATGAAAAATACCATGAATATAAAACACTCAATAAAACTATAAGTCAACTGTTTTCTTTCATTTAA
- a CDS encoding ABC transporter permease → MTGIITALALRHLTGGNPTEASGLLVIISMTMGILAAMGAGLLSGFLTGYLRVPDMLATLGTMTLLNGVNIVLTKGYTLTGFPKSLITIGNGLFLGIPIPFYIFVIFTFILYIILDKTTFGYSLYMLGSNYTAAKFSNIDTKSIILKGFLLSSLFSAITAFIMIGQLNSVKANYVESYLLVSILACFLGGVDPSGGVGKVSGMVVSVVILQVISSGVNLLRMDPFFIRAMWGFIIIAVLAINYFNEKSKSRKKAISSH, encoded by the coding sequence ATCACTGGAATAATCACAGCTCTGGCTCTTCGCCACCTCACCGGAGGGAACCCAACAGAAGCATCAGGTTTGTTGGTCATCATTTCAATGACTATGGGTATTCTTGCCGCTATGGGTGCTGGTCTTTTGAGTGGTTTTTTAACCGGTTATTTAAGGGTACCCGATATGTTAGCAACGCTCGGCACTATGACCCTTTTAAATGGAGTAAATATTGTTCTCACCAAGGGATATACTCTAACCGGTTTCCCTAAGTCTCTGATTACCATAGGAAATGGTTTATTCCTCGGAATCCCAATACCATTTTATATATTTGTTATTTTTACTTTTATCTTATACATTATTTTGGATAAAACAACTTTTGGTTACAGTCTGTATATGTTAGGTTCCAATTATACAGCAGCTAAATTTTCAAATATCGATACCAAATCCATTATTCTTAAGGGATTCTTGCTCTCGTCTCTTTTTTCAGCTATTACTGCCTTCATCATGATTGGCCAGCTCAACTCGGTAAAAGCCAACTATGTTGAGTCCTATCTCCTGGTTTCTATCCTTGCCTGCTTCTTGGGTGGTGTAGATCCTTCTGGAGGAGTCGGTAAGGTGTCTGGTATGGTCGTTTCGGTGGTTATTCTGCAAGTTATTTCCAGTGGGGTTAATTTATTACGTATGGATCCTTTTTTCATCAGAGCTATGTGGGGTTTTATTATCATTGCAGTCCTTGCAATAAATTACTTTAATGAAAAATCCAAATCTCGAAAAAAAGCGATTTCCAGCCATTAA
- a CDS encoding MBL fold metallo-hydrolase, translating to MVLKKNGVKPSEKIKIYTLVDNTAGYGFQGEWGLSFYIEAQGHKILFDTGMTSLASENARLAKIDLSSIDTLVLSHGHNDHTGGLADFLKYTGDVPVISHPDIWTKKYVQENQNSLDYIGIPVCREELESRGAQFHLTTKTFEICQSIITTGEVELNNPYEKIDGDLLVKTAGEFYCDPMMDDLSLIIQTDRGLVVITGCAHRGIVNTLQHAQKITGDQRILFAIGGFHLYQASQERLDWTVQTLLSMGIQKVSPCHCTGFHAMAQIYQNMPKQYQPIYAGSVIELETGLGNG from the coding sequence ATGGTTCTGAAAAAAAATGGTGTGAAGCCCTCTGAAAAAATTAAAATCTATACCTTGGTTGATAACACAGCCGGTTACGGTTTTCAGGGAGAATGGGGGCTTAGTTTTTATATAGAAGCTCAAGGACATAAAATTCTATTTGATACCGGAATGACCTCTCTGGCCTCCGAAAATGCTCGACTAGCAAAAATCGATCTTTCATCGATCGATACTTTGGTTCTGAGTCATGGGCATAATGACCATACAGGAGGTTTAGCTGATTTCTTGAAATATACTGGGGATGTTCCAGTTATTTCTCACCCGGATATTTGGACCAAAAAATATGTCCAAGAAAACCAAAATTCTTTAGATTATATTGGAATTCCGGTTTGTCGAGAAGAATTAGAGAGCAGAGGAGCACAATTTCATCTAACTACAAAAACTTTTGAAATATGTCAATCCATCATAACCACCGGTGAAGTAGAGCTCAACAATCCTTATGAAAAAATTGATGGTGATTTATTGGTGAAAACCGCTGGAGAATTTTATTGTGATCCAATGATGGATGATTTGTCTTTAATTATCCAAACCGATCGAGGTTTAGTGGTTATTACTGGTTGTGCTCATCGGGGAATCGTGAACACACTCCAGCACGCTCAAAAAATTACCGGGGATCAGCGAATTTTATTTGCTATCGGAGGATTCCATCTCTACCAGGCTTCTCAAGAACGGTTGGATTGGACGGTTCAAACCCTGCTTTCTATGGGTATCCAAAAAGTGAGTCCCTGCCATTGTACTGGATTCCATGCCATGGCTCAGATTTATCAAAATATGCCCAAACAGTATCAACCGATTTACGCTGGATCAGTTATTGAATTAGAAACCGGGCTTGGTAACGGGTGA
- a CDS encoding LamG-like jellyroll fold domain-containing protein — protein sequence MYSSRWFFKSFILFLFLMTMLFISSFLFAQESEQNLLINVESLPVRPGEPITIEFSSDLVNPKDWIGLYKADASDRDYLEWQYLNGLNKGSLIFNPVAEEGAYQFRGFANDGMKLLGKSEIFEAKKIKVEVSGWEEVTIDFTTLTIPKNWQPMPPDEEMVGWYQGDPSDPDIAFGIINTADIENQLNYMTIERESEKIINEVPFRFIEGQIPDSNIKIWLLLSKNPLHTEKTYGFIAGSRNFLWSEAEPVFNQILESIKITIPETGVTINIPKQPVYPATEFNIEFRGVPGNPKDWIGLYKNSASDRDYLTWKYLDGKTSGTITLSAPEEEGEYNVRIFENDGMTLLGKSAVFLVKKSTVHTKLQLEKDSFSPGEEIKLLFFAPPGLESSAWIGIIPSDIPHGDENVNDQNDLTYQYLSGQTQGEMVFTAPSEPGEYDFRMHDSDSNGKEIASVSFKIVLPQPSLSLNNKVFKPGQTITVSFFNASTNERDWIGLYKKDASDRDYLTWQYTDGKKEGSLTFEVPSEPGEYDARFFINDGYTRLAISDPFTVIDQESPILPPSPPIGSLSPETGMVLYLPFDNDSQDMSGSGNHGFSTSTKIVLGKFGKAYDFNGIDSTVITPLDINPEKIPILSITCWVYPRSGNGRRQIWSHDDGGYDRSLLIENDGWSVFIGGSDWATGQSVDLDQWQFLAVVFTPTDVIFYKNGEKISYGTTGVTGVISNNTFTLGDNPADFSEFFDGLIDEVRVYNRVLSDEEIQSMFTVSVSPSHNDKLNPFEIGEWISVQRGNFTFEIPQHWKSTETDNMNLGGWYVGEDPNLPDGIISVMKVSSLDPVKEDLIIDHENSLIIDNKMAQFIEGHYVQNKVRARFYFFEKVNAEQENLLIFLAAKDSLWNSFLPIEKHFIESLKFTDKTM from the coding sequence ATGTATTCATCACGATGGTTTTTCAAATCGTTTATCCTCTTTTTGTTCTTGATGACCATGCTTTTCATCAGTTCCTTTCTTTTCGCCCAAGAAAGTGAACAAAATCTGTTAATAAATGTGGAATCTTTACCGGTTCGTCCTGGTGAACCAATTACCATTGAGTTTAGTTCAGATTTAGTAAACCCCAAAGACTGGATTGGGCTATATAAAGCTGATGCGTCCGACCGGGATTACCTTGAATGGCAATATCTAAACGGCTTAAACAAGGGCTCTCTCATTTTCAATCCCGTCGCAGAAGAAGGAGCTTATCAATTCCGGGGTTTTGCTAATGATGGCATGAAATTACTAGGTAAAAGTGAAATTTTTGAAGCCAAAAAAATAAAAGTTGAGGTCAGCGGTTGGGAAGAGGTGACTATTGATTTTACAACTTTAACAATTCCCAAAAACTGGCAACCAATGCCCCCCGACGAAGAAATGGTTGGTTGGTACCAGGGAGACCCTTCTGATCCAGATATTGCTTTTGGAATTATCAATACAGCCGATATCGAAAATCAATTAAATTATATGACCATAGAACGGGAAAGTGAGAAAATAATAAACGAAGTTCCATTTCGTTTCATAGAAGGACAGATTCCAGACTCAAACATAAAAATATGGCTATTACTTTCGAAAAATCCTTTACATACTGAGAAAACCTATGGTTTCATAGCTGGTAGTCGCAATTTTCTATGGTCAGAAGCCGAACCGGTTTTCAACCAAATCTTAGAATCAATAAAAATTACCATCCCTGAAACAGGTGTGACTATCAATATACCAAAACAACCGGTTTACCCCGCTACCGAATTCAACATCGAATTTAGAGGAGTACCTGGCAATCCAAAGGACTGGATTGGTCTTTACAAAAATTCTGCTTCCGATCGGGATTACCTCACCTGGAAATATTTAGATGGGAAAACTTCTGGAACCATAACTCTTTCTGCTCCCGAAGAGGAAGGAGAATACAACGTTCGTATATTTGAAAATGACGGGATGACTTTACTTGGTAAAAGCGCTGTTTTCTTGGTTAAAAAATCAACTGTTCATACTAAACTTCAGTTAGAAAAAGATAGCTTCTCCCCTGGCGAAGAAATTAAACTCCTATTTTTTGCTCCTCCTGGACTTGAATCCAGCGCTTGGATTGGAATCATTCCCTCCGACATTCCACATGGTGATGAAAATGTTAACGATCAAAATGATTTAACCTATCAATATTTATCTGGACAAACACAAGGAGAAATGGTCTTTACTGCACCTTCTGAACCAGGAGAATACGATTTTCGTATGCACGACTCCGATTCCAATGGTAAAGAAATTGCCTCGGTGTCCTTTAAAATAGTTCTTCCCCAACCCAGCTTGTCGCTAAACAATAAAGTATTTAAGCCTGGCCAGACTATAACTGTGTCTTTCTTCAATGCTTCGACTAATGAAAGAGATTGGATTGGTTTATACAAAAAAGATGCCTCTGATAGGGATTATCTAACCTGGCAATATACCGACGGGAAAAAAGAGGGTTCACTCACTTTTGAGGTTCCTTCCGAACCCGGAGAATATGATGCTCGCTTTTTTATTAACGATGGGTATACCCGACTGGCAATCAGCGATCCCTTTACTGTGATTGATCAAGAATCTCCGATATTACCCCCTTCCCCACCAATTGGTTCACTTTCTCCGGAAACCGGTATGGTTCTTTATCTCCCTTTCGATAATGATTCCCAAGATATGAGTGGCTCGGGAAATCATGGATTCTCAACTTCTACTAAAATCGTTCTGGGGAAATTTGGAAAGGCATATGATTTCAATGGAATAGACAGTACAGTTATAACACCTCTTGACATCAACCCGGAAAAAATACCAATATTGTCGATTACTTGCTGGGTGTATCCCCGTTCTGGTAATGGACGCAGACAGATTTGGTCTCATGACGATGGCGGATATGATCGTTCGCTCCTGATTGAAAACGATGGATGGAGCGTTTTTATCGGCGGTTCTGACTGGGCAACCGGACAAAGTGTTGATTTGGACCAATGGCAGTTTCTTGCAGTCGTGTTTACCCCAACCGATGTTATTTTTTATAAAAATGGAGAAAAAATCTCCTACGGAACCACTGGTGTAACCGGTGTGATTAGCAACAATACTTTTACCTTAGGAGATAATCCAGCCGACTTTTCTGAATTCTTCGATGGACTCATCGACGAAGTGAGAGTTTACAATCGAGTGCTTAGCGATGAAGAAATTCAATCGATGTTTACAGTATCTGTATCTCCATCCCATAATGATAAATTAAATCCCTTTGAGATTGGTGAATGGATATCTGTCCAAAGAGGAAACTTTACCTTTGAAATTCCTCAACACTGGAAATCCACGGAAACTGATAATATGAATCTTGGTGGATGGTATGTCGGCGAAGATCCCAACCTGCCTGATGGTATTATTTCGGTAATGAAAGTAAGCTCTCTTGATCCAGTAAAAGAGGACTTAATTATTGATCACGAAAATAGTCTTATTATTGATAACAAAATGGCTCAATTTATTGAAGGGCATTACGTTCAAAACAAGGTTCGGGCTCGTTTTTACTTTTTTGAAAAAGTCAACGCTGAACAAGAAAATCTGCTCATTTTTTTAGCAGCTAAGGACTCACTCTGGAATTCTTTTTTGCCAATTGAAAAACACTTTATTGAATCGCTTAAATTTACTGATAAGACTATGTGA